A genome region from Bombilactobacillus bombi includes the following:
- the mgtA gene encoding magnesium-translocating P-type ATPase yields the protein MAIFQDYKQVAQQAPQEVLHTLQTSMHGLTAEQVVSLREQYGSNKLTYHHKTPLAVQVVQAFVTPFTMVLVILGIISFLTDYVWATPTTRDLTGTLIIALMVIASGTMTLIQSVKSTNAAENLQSMVKVTVQVWRNQQLQELALDELVVGDVVKLAAGDMIPADLRLLQARDLFVSQAALTGESYPVEKQAHYENSNYEDITDYPTLAFMGSNVVSGTAVGVVIAVGSATRFGKVTQSITNNKKNQTNFDIGISQTSWLLIKFMAVMAPIVCVLNGFTKGDWGQAILFGLSMAVGLTPEMLPVIVTTNLVRGALKMSQSGTIVKNVNAIQNFGAMDVLCTDKTGTLTQDQIILEYHYDANHQEDDNILKYAYLNSRFQTGLNNLMDKAIIQAAQNELQIDDSQYQKIDELPFDFSRRRMSTIVQENNGEVEMVTKGAIEEMLSISNQVLTQGQVEPLTTQWHQQILQQVAALNHDGLRVLGLAVKNNPQPQVGSELSVADETQMTFLGYLAFLDPPKSTAAQAIQALHDHGTEVKIITGDNLLVTQAVCRNLGFTVNNLLTGAQVSHLTTEELAAAVEKTNIFVKIAPDQKAQIVQALRTNGHVVGFLGDGINDAPSLKIADVGISVDTAVDIAKQSAAIVLLKKDLMILEQGVITGRQTFGNIMKYIKATCSSNFGNMFSVLCASAFLPFLPMQPMQLLLLNLIYDLSCLSIPWDRMDAQYLKTPRKWEAQSIVSFMKFFGPTSSIFDITTFLALYWFICPQVIGSSFSAASGTTRQQFIWLFNSGWFVESLWTQTLVLHALRTQKLPFIQSQASGIMTLVTTFAVVVGSILPFTKIGTTLHLTALPVSFWGLLLITCLAYLLLVTLVKRWYISRFSTLL from the coding sequence ATGGCTATTTTTCAAGATTATAAACAAGTTGCCCAACAAGCACCCCAAGAGGTATTACACACATTGCAAACGTCAATGCATGGTTTGACTGCTGAGCAAGTGGTTTCTTTACGAGAACAATATGGCAGTAATAAATTAACTTATCATCATAAAACGCCGTTGGCAGTTCAAGTTGTTCAAGCCTTTGTGACTCCCTTTACAATGGTCTTAGTAATTTTAGGGATTATTTCTTTTTTGACAGATTATGTTTGGGCCACGCCGACAACTCGAGACTTAACTGGTACATTAATTATTGCATTAATGGTGATTGCAAGTGGAACCATGACCTTGATTCAATCGGTGAAATCGACCAATGCTGCGGAAAACTTGCAGTCTATGGTGAAAGTGACTGTTCAAGTATGGCGGAACCAACAATTACAAGAGCTCGCTTTAGATGAGTTAGTTGTTGGGGATGTGGTCAAGTTAGCTGCTGGTGATATGATTCCCGCTGATTTACGTTTACTACAAGCAAGAGATTTATTTGTATCGCAAGCTGCTTTAACTGGTGAAAGTTATCCTGTTGAAAAACAAGCTCACTATGAAAATAGCAATTATGAAGACATAACTGATTATCCGACACTAGCTTTTATGGGTAGTAATGTCGTTAGCGGTACAGCAGTAGGAGTAGTGATTGCTGTGGGCTCTGCTACTCGATTTGGTAAAGTGACACAAAGTATTACGAATAATAAGAAGAATCAGACCAACTTTGATATTGGTATTAGTCAAACCTCATGGCTGTTAATTAAATTTATGGCAGTCATGGCCCCGATTGTTTGTGTATTAAATGGCTTCACCAAAGGAGATTGGGGACAGGCAATACTATTTGGTTTATCTATGGCTGTTGGGTTAACTCCTGAAATGCTGCCCGTCATTGTGACTACTAATCTGGTCCGGGGAGCTTTGAAAATGTCTCAGAGTGGCACGATTGTTAAGAATGTGAACGCCATCCAAAACTTTGGTGCCATGGATGTACTTTGTACAGACAAAACGGGCACCTTAACTCAAGACCAAATTATTTTAGAATATCATTATGATGCTAATCATCAAGAAGATGATAATATTTTAAAGTATGCTTATTTGAATAGTCGTTTTCAAACGGGCTTAAATAATTTAATGGATAAAGCGATTATTCAAGCAGCTCAAAACGAATTGCAAATCGATGATTCTCAATATCAAAAAATTGATGAATTGCCATTTGATTTTTCTCGGCGACGCATGAGTACGATTGTTCAAGAAAATAACGGCGAAGTAGAAATGGTCACTAAGGGTGCCATTGAAGAGATGCTGAGTATTTCTAATCAGGTATTAACACAAGGCCAAGTCGAGCCCTTGACGACTCAATGGCACCAACAAATTCTGCAACAAGTCGCCGCTTTGAATCATGACGGCTTGCGAGTTTTAGGATTAGCTGTCAAGAACAATCCGCAACCACAAGTAGGTTCAGAATTGAGTGTAGCAGATGAAACTCAGATGACATTTTTAGGTTATTTAGCTTTCTTAGATCCACCTAAAAGTACTGCAGCTCAAGCAATTCAGGCCTTACATGACCATGGGACCGAGGTTAAAATTATTACCGGAGATAATTTATTAGTAACCCAAGCTGTCTGTCGTAATCTAGGCTTTACAGTGAATAATCTTCTGACTGGCGCGCAGGTAAGTCATTTAACTACTGAAGAACTTGCTGCTGCTGTAGAAAAGACCAATATATTTGTTAAAATTGCTCCCGATCAAAAAGCCCAAATTGTCCAAGCGTTACGGACCAATGGCCATGTGGTTGGCTTTTTAGGAGATGGAATTAATGATGCGCCATCGTTAAAAATTGCCGACGTAGGTATTTCAGTTGATACAGCAGTTGATATTGCTAAGCAATCCGCCGCCATTGTTTTATTGAAAAAGGATTTAATGATTTTAGAACAAGGTGTCATTACGGGACGGCAAACCTTTGGTAATATTATGAAATATATCAAAGCTACTTGCTCATCTAATTTTGGTAATATGTTTTCTGTGCTTTGTGCGAGTGCGTTTTTACCATTTTTACCCATGCAACCGATGCAGTTATTACTCTTGAATTTAATCTATGATTTATCTTGTTTATCTATTCCTTGGGATCGGATGGATGCGCAGTATTTAAAAACGCCACGTAAATGGGAAGCTCAAAGTATCGTGAGTTTTATGAAATTTTTTGGTCCGACGAGTTCGATTTTTGATATTACGACTTTTCTAGCATTATATTGGTTTATTTGTCCACAAGTTATTGGCAGTTCTTTTTCAGCTGCTAGCGGTACGACTCGTCAACAATTTATCTGGCTTTTTAATAGTGGTTGGTTTGTAGAATCTTTATGGACGCAAACATTAGTTTTACATGCTTTGCGTACTCAAAAGTTACCTTTTATTCAAAGTCAAGCTTCAGGAATAATGACTTTGGTGACTACTTTTGCTGTGGTAGTAGGGTCTATTTTGCCGTTTACCAAAATTGGAACTACCTTGCATTTGACAGCTTTGCCAGTGAGTTTCTGGGGATTGTTGCTGATAACTTGTCTGGCATATCTGTTGTTGGTTACCCTTGTAAAACGTTGGTATATTAGTCGCTTTTCTACATTATTATAG
- a CDS encoding cation:proton antiporter, translated as MQTIGLLAVILFLAAVSGHLSARLGLPTVVGQLVLGVIVGPILHWIQQTSLLTLGADIGLILLMFLAGANSDIQLLRKFWRPGVIVAVSGVVVPVVIMTALGFAGHLSGQESIYLGVIFSATSVSISVDVLREFAQLNSAEGTTILAAAVVDDILAMIALGLLTAFTSTQSVNLALILLLQVGYFVLLWFSRPLIKKILFLSQRLLVSANVTIVALVIVFALVATAEWAHLSSAIGAFFAGIIIRQTPHGSKITTQLQTLGYALFIPLFFVNIGLQMRLNGIKQSWGFFVILTIAAVLTKLVGAGLGAKGAGFSRKSSLVIGMGMVSRGEMALVVAQIGHAQHLLNSNDYSLVIAVIIATTILAPLLLKWALNVSQANN; from the coding sequence ATGCAGACAATTGGATTATTAGCAGTGATTTTATTTTTGGCAGCGGTCAGTGGACATCTTAGTGCGCGGCTGGGCTTACCCACGGTTGTGGGTCAACTGGTGTTAGGAGTAATTGTGGGACCAATATTGCATTGGATTCAACAAACTTCGTTATTGACGCTGGGAGCAGATATTGGGTTAATCTTGTTAATGTTTCTAGCTGGAGCCAATAGTGATATCCAATTACTGCGTAAATTTTGGCGGCCGGGAGTAATAGTTGCTGTCTCGGGGGTCGTGGTGCCAGTGGTGATTATGACGGCTTTAGGATTTGCTGGACATTTGTCCGGTCAAGAAAGTATTTATCTTGGTGTGATATTTTCTGCCACCTCAGTGTCTATTTCGGTAGATGTTTTGCGTGAGTTTGCACAACTAAATAGCGCTGAAGGAACGACAATTCTTGCTGCTGCAGTAGTAGATGACATCTTAGCTATGATTGCTTTAGGATTATTAACAGCATTCACAAGTACGCAGTCTGTAAATTTGGCATTAATATTACTATTACAAGTGGGTTACTTTGTTTTATTATGGTTTTCACGTCCATTGATTAAAAAAATATTATTTCTCAGTCAACGTTTATTAGTCAGTGCGAATGTGACTATTGTTGCTTTAGTTATTGTATTTGCTTTGGTAGCTACAGCAGAATGGGCCCATTTAAGCAGTGCCATTGGGGCTTTTTTTGCCGGAATAATTATCAGGCAAACACCCCATGGTTCTAAAATCACAACGCAATTGCAAACGCTCGGTTATGCATTATTTATTCCGCTCTTTTTTGTTAATATTGGACTCCAAATGCGCTTAAATGGAATTAAACAATCATGGGGATTCTTTGTGATTTTAACGATAGCAGCAGTACTGACTAAGTTAGTAGGTGCTGGCTTAGGAGCCAAAGGGGCAGGATTTTCCAGGAAAAGTTCTTTAGTAATTGGCATGGGGATGGTTTCCAGAGGTGAAATGGCCTTAGTAGTTGCGCAAATTGGTCATGCGCAGCATTTACTGAATAGTAATGATTACTCGTTAGTTATTGCTGTTATTATTGCAACCACCATCTTAGCGCCATTACTGTTAAAATGGGCGTTGAATGTATCCCAAGCGAATAACTAG
- a CDS encoding MFS transporter, giving the protein MQKRAWFKFLLLYLGGVTISLSQLKIVPILTEINQHFHLSLTASAWLMSVFTFSAVFLALPGGGIVSKLGPKKLLIALMSCLILGNLLGLMANNYPLLLLSRFIEGIPFAMIIMVGIVFINKWFPQHNSGLATGIWGTFSAAGSLIAMNIFKPLSVHFGLKSPWIFISILGVILLVLYLTYFENDAVPASDKNSASMLQLLKPILHNRSIWALAIAQGAMAFVLYAFITLYPLLFTNFYHVSANQANFLASLFGLFGVPFGLLAGYLMDKFPQHNSLITLIAFVLMTLSCIPMLWLHGTVSYIVQVFCLSATIMMASSCVMVLAPKTVAAGQLVGYAVSFVNFLYYIGIIIGTPIVTSMIEISWSAASWLLGGVCLLGAISIIMFIIFNHRKEIS; this is encoded by the coding sequence ATGCAAAAAAGAGCCTGGTTTAAGTTCTTATTGTTATATTTAGGCGGAGTTACCATTTCTTTAAGTCAGTTAAAGATTGTTCCCATCCTTACTGAAATCAATCAACATTTCCACTTGTCATTAACTGCTTCTGCTTGGCTAATGTCAGTTTTTACTTTTTCGGCAGTTTTTCTGGCTTTGCCAGGAGGTGGAATTGTCAGCAAATTAGGCCCTAAAAAGTTACTCATTGCTCTAATGAGTTGTCTTATTTTAGGTAATTTGTTAGGTCTAATGGCAAACAATTATCCTTTATTGTTATTGTCGCGCTTTATTGAAGGTATCCCTTTTGCCATGATTATTATGGTGGGGATTGTTTTTATTAATAAGTGGTTTCCTCAACACAATAGTGGCCTTGCAACCGGAATTTGGGGCACATTTTCCGCTGCGGGTTCGTTAATTGCAATGAATATCTTCAAACCCTTAAGTGTTCATTTTGGGTTAAAATCACCTTGGATTTTCATCAGCATTTTGGGCGTTATTTTATTAGTTTTATATTTAACTTACTTTGAAAATGACGCAGTACCTGCTTCAGACAAAAATTCAGCCTCAATGTTGCAATTGCTCAAACCAATTCTGCATAATCGTAGTATTTGGGCTTTAGCCATCGCCCAAGGAGCCATGGCCTTTGTCTTATATGCTTTTATTACTCTGTATCCACTGCTTTTTACTAATTTTTATCATGTCAGTGCTAATCAGGCCAACTTCCTTGCTAGTTTATTTGGTCTATTTGGGGTACCGTTTGGCTTATTAGCAGGTTACTTAATGGATAAGTTTCCACAGCACAATTCTTTAATTACCTTGATAGCTTTTGTCCTGATGACTTTAAGCTGTATTCCTATGCTTTGGCTGCACGGAACTGTCAGCTATATTGTTCAGGTATTTTGTCTCTCAGCTACCATTATGATGGCTTCTTCATGTGTAATGGTTTTGGCACCAAAAACCGTCGCGGCTGGACAATTAGTAGGTTATGCGGTTTCTTTTGTTAACTTTTTATATTATATTGGGATTATCATTGGTACCCCAATTGTTACTAGTATGATTGAAATTTCTTGGTCAGCAGCTAGTTGGCTGTTAGGAGGTGTTTGCCTGTTAGGAGCAATTAGTATTATTATGTTCATAATTTTTAATCATAGAAAGGAAATATCTTAA
- the kynU gene encoding kynureninase, translating to MKYQFTNDLKQAQELDQNDPLASIRDHFYIQPGQIYMDGNSLGLASKDAEQALLKMMDVWKTQGINMWDDYFHYGMQLGAKCAQLINAKDNEVLITGSTTSNVHSAVSTLYHPTKERYKILVDDLNFPTDRYAIDSEVRLKGYTPQEAVKVVKSPDGKYIDEDAVIEAMTDDVALILLPTVLYRSAQILDMERITKAAHERDIIIGWDLCHAIGAIPMDFEKVQPDFAIWCTYKYLSAGPGSIAGLYLNQKHFDKQPGLAGWWGNRDDTQFQLKHQFEHQQDVSGWQIGTPTMLAMAPLEGTLNLINSIGMDKIRTKSLKITAYLMYLIDEKLAQYGCTVGNPREDDKRGGHVCLEHPHGYQISLALKERNVIPDFREPDVIRLAPIALYTSYQEVYQMVEILEDILKNKTYEQYSEKRGLVV from the coding sequence ATGAAATATCAATTTACTAATGACTTAAAACAAGCTCAAGAACTTGATCAAAACGATCCCTTAGCTTCAATTCGTGACCATTTTTATATTCAACCGGGTCAAATCTACATGGACGGTAATTCTTTGGGGTTAGCCTCTAAAGATGCTGAACAAGCTTTATTAAAAATGATGGACGTCTGGAAAACTCAGGGTATTAATATGTGGGATGACTATTTCCATTACGGAATGCAACTTGGTGCCAAATGTGCCCAATTAATTAATGCCAAGGACAATGAAGTACTTATTACCGGCAGCACTACTTCCAATGTTCATTCAGCTGTTAGTACCTTATATCATCCAACTAAAGAACGCTACAAAATTTTAGTTGATGATTTGAACTTTCCTACGGACCGTTACGCAATTGACAGCGAAGTCCGTTTGAAGGGCTATACTCCACAAGAAGCTGTTAAAGTGGTCAAAAGTCCTGATGGCAAGTATATTGACGAAGATGCTGTTATCGAAGCTATGACTGATGATGTAGCTTTAATTTTATTGCCTACTGTCTTATATCGGAGCGCGCAAATCTTAGATATGGAACGAATTACTAAGGCTGCCCATGAGCGAGATATTATCATTGGTTGGGATCTTTGCCATGCTATTGGTGCCATTCCGATGGACTTTGAAAAAGTACAACCAGACTTTGCTATTTGGTGTACTTATAAGTATCTATCCGCAGGTCCAGGCTCAATTGCCGGTTTGTATTTAAATCAAAAGCACTTCGACAAACAACCCGGACTAGCTGGATGGTGGGGAAATCGGGACGATACCCAATTTCAATTAAAACATCAATTTGAACATCAACAAGACGTCAGCGGTTGGCAAATCGGAACTCCAACCATGTTAGCTATGGCACCATTAGAAGGTACTTTAAATCTTATTAATAGTATTGGCATGGATAAAATTCGGACCAAATCATTAAAAATCACTGCCTATTTAATGTACTTAATTGATGAAAAGTTAGCACAATATGGCTGTACTGTTGGTAATCCTCGTGAAGATGATAAACGTGGCGGTCATGTCTGTTTGGAACATCCACATGGTTATCAAATTTCTTTAGCGCTAAAAGAACGTAATGTGATTCCAGATTTTCGGGAACCTGATGTTATCCGTCTGGCTCCAATTGCACTGTATACTTCTTATCAAGAAGTCTATCAAATGGTAGAAATTCTCGAAGATATTCTTAAAAACAAGACCTATGAACAGTACAGTGAAAAACGTGGCTTGGTAGTTTAG
- a CDS encoding SLAP domain-containing protein, with protein MFKKNKKLVLTSLAAIALLTTGGLASSTTQVVNAAIDTATGTSIGKPDSSKEFVPGPNYDPESDDISEVPDTGATAAVATSDNIDNNYIDDVPETHPVTDTHEGEDITIVGMDDDTSKDGIIHHNPDGTDEVVSFRGVVKTNKDNAQLYAINGDTVTKTDRFLALNTPWRSDKSKTIAGVVYYRVSTNEWIKSADVSISGQSIGQHVIKVMLKSGSQVYNIKNNMLTLSGRVLAARTPWLTTSAIIIDGKVYYQVSPNEWLDADSMSVVLR; from the coding sequence ATGTTTAAAAAGAATAAAAAATTGGTTTTAACTTCACTGGCAGCAATTGCTCTCTTAACTACAGGTGGTTTAGCAAGTTCAACTACACAAGTGGTAAATGCAGCAATTGATACAGCTACAGGAACTTCCATTGGAAAACCAGATTCATCTAAGGAATTCGTACCTGGACCAAATTATGATCCAGAGAGTGATGATATTTCTGAGGTTCCTGATACTGGTGCAACAGCAGCAGTTGCAACGTCTGATAATATAGATAATAATTACATTGATGATGTTCCTGAAACTCATCCTGTTACTGATACCCATGAGGGTGAAGATATAACTATTGTGGGTATGGATGATGATACCTCTAAAGATGGAATTATCCATCATAATCCAGATGGAACCGATGAAGTTGTTTCATTTAGAGGTGTAGTTAAGACTAATAAAGATAATGCCCAACTTTACGCAATAAATGGCGATACAGTGACTAAAACTGACCGTTTCCTAGCCTTAAATACTCCTTGGAGATCTGATAAGAGTAAGACCATTGCTGGTGTAGTTTATTATCGTGTTTCTACAAATGAATGGATTAAATCAGCAGATGTATCAATCTCTGGTCAAAGTATCGGCCAACACGTTATTAAAGTTATGTTAAAGAGTGGATCTCAAGTTTATAATATTAAAAATAATATGCTGACTTTATCTGGCAGAGTATTAGCTGCTAGAACTCCTTGGCTTACTACTTCAGCTATAATTATTGATGGTAAAGTATATTACCAAGTTTCACCTAATGAATGGTTAGATGCAGATTCTATGTCAGTAGTGTTGAGGTAA
- a CDS encoding helix-turn-helix domain-containing protein, translating to MTIGQKIKKLRHAQHITQTELGQHLNMTKSTVSMWERGERTPDISTVIKIAQYFQVSTDYLLDKNAPSTTLNDSSISDLGLILEELLLVIKQNSNLQFWGQPATKSQIARLQTALEITIKLNKNENK from the coding sequence ATGACCATTGGACAAAAAATCAAAAAACTGCGTCATGCCCAACACATCACACAAACCGAGTTAGGACAACATTTAAATATGACTAAGTCGACAGTCTCAATGTGGGAACGGGGAGAACGTACACCTGATATCTCGACAGTCATTAAGATAGCTCAATACTTTCAAGTTTCCACTGATTATTTATTAGATAAAAATGCTCCCTCAACAACTCTGAATGATTCTTCTATTAGTGATTTAGGTCTTATTTTAGAAGAATTACTATTAGTTATTAAGCAAAATTCTAATCTCCAATTTTGGGGACAACCAGCAACAAAATCTCAAATTGCACGCTTACAAACGGCTTTAGAAATTACCATTAAACTTAATAAGAATGAAAACAAATAA
- a CDS encoding copper-translocating P-type ATPase: MSIKQRFIFSLVLSLPMLVQMIAMPFGWMLPGGAWTMFALTTAIMLVSARPFIHSAWAAFKNHHANMDTLVAIGTATAYLYSVYALLHHQGVFFESAAFVITFILLGQVLEEKMRTNASSAVEKLMDLQVKEADVIRDGQVVKVPLEQIQVGDTLQVKPGQKIAVDGIITTGSSSVDESMVTGESMPITKKVGDQVIGSTINKTGTFRYTAQKVGNDTLLAQIVEMVKKAQNSRAPIQKTADQISNIFVPIVLIIAIVTFVVWNVFLNAVPVRALLFAVSVIIIACPCALGLATPTALMVGTGRSAKSGVLIKNGEVLEAANNIQTVVFDKTGTITNGQPQVTDVVGDNHTQILQIAAALETNSEHPLAAAILHQAQTEHIATPTVQNFQAITGKGVQGEIDHQTAFVGNDKLVANYQLSQDLQQQMVQLQNQAKTVVLVGFQEKIIGLIAIQDTPKASARPTITALKKQGLKTVMLTGDNQRVAQAIAQQVGIDQVIANVLPGDKATKVQELQQQSRVAFVGDGINDAPALTIADVGIAMGSGTDIAIESGGIVLVKNDLRGVVQALELSKKTFQRIKLNLFWAFIYNALGIPIAAGLFVGWGLTLSPEIAGLAMALSSISVVSSSLLLNKTKLTPIPD, translated from the coding sequence ATGAGCATTAAACAACGCTTTATATTTTCTTTAGTACTTTCATTGCCAATGTTGGTGCAAATGATAGCAATGCCCTTTGGCTGGATGTTACCTGGTGGGGCTTGGACGATGTTTGCTCTAACAACAGCAATTATGTTGGTATCTGCGCGGCCATTTATTCACAGTGCATGGGCAGCTTTTAAGAACCACCATGCTAACATGGATACTCTTGTAGCAATTGGAACTGCTACCGCTTATCTCTATAGCGTTTATGCTTTGTTGCATCATCAAGGGGTATTTTTTGAAAGTGCAGCATTTGTCATTACCTTCATCTTATTAGGTCAAGTCCTGGAAGAAAAAATGCGAACCAATGCTTCCAGTGCTGTTGAAAAATTGATGGATTTACAGGTCAAAGAAGCTGATGTTATTCGCGATGGTCAAGTAGTTAAAGTACCATTAGAACAAATTCAAGTGGGTGATACACTGCAAGTTAAGCCGGGGCAAAAAATTGCAGTCGATGGTATTATCACCACAGGTTCTTCTAGTGTCGATGAGTCAATGGTAACCGGTGAAAGTATGCCCATCACCAAAAAAGTTGGTGATCAGGTAATTGGCTCAACTATTAATAAAACAGGTACCTTTAGATATACAGCTCAAAAAGTTGGGAACGACACCTTACTGGCACAAATTGTAGAAATGGTTAAAAAAGCTCAAAACAGTCGCGCGCCCATTCAAAAAACAGCTGATCAAATTTCTAATATATTTGTACCGATTGTTTTAATCATTGCGATTGTTACCTTTGTCGTTTGGAATGTTTTTTTGAATGCTGTTCCTGTAAGAGCGTTACTCTTTGCGGTATCTGTAATCATTATTGCTTGTCCTTGTGCATTAGGCTTAGCGACACCGACTGCTTTGATGGTTGGTACTGGCCGCAGTGCTAAGTCGGGTGTACTAATCAAAAATGGTGAAGTTTTGGAAGCAGCTAATAATATTCAGACAGTAGTTTTTGATAAAACCGGCACCATTACTAATGGACAACCCCAAGTGACTGATGTTGTGGGGGATAATCACACACAAATTTTACAAATTGCCGCAGCGTTAGAAACCAATTCCGAGCATCCTTTAGCCGCAGCAATTCTCCACCAAGCTCAGACAGAACACATTGCAACACCAACTGTTCAAAATTTTCAAGCTATTACCGGCAAGGGGGTTCAAGGTGAAATTGACCACCAAACAGCCTTTGTGGGTAATGACAAATTGGTAGCTAATTATCAATTGAGTCAGGATTTGCAACAACAAATGGTTCAGTTGCAAAATCAAGCCAAAACAGTAGTTTTAGTTGGATTTCAGGAGAAAATTATTGGTTTAATTGCAATTCAAGATACACCTAAAGCTAGTGCTCGACCAACTATTACAGCCTTAAAAAAGCAAGGTCTAAAAACAGTGATGCTGACAGGTGATAATCAACGAGTAGCCCAGGCTATTGCGCAACAAGTTGGCATAGATCAAGTAATTGCTAATGTTTTGCCGGGAGATAAAGCCACTAAAGTCCAAGAACTGCAGCAGCAAAGTCGAGTAGCCTTTGTGGGTGATGGAATTAACGATGCGCCCGCTCTAACAATTGCTGATGTCGGAATTGCTATGGGTTCAGGAACTGATATTGCTATTGAATCCGGCGGAATTGTTCTGGTCAAAAACGATTTGCGCGGAGTAGTTCAAGCCTTAGAATTAAGTAAAAAAACTTTTCAACGAATCAAATTGAACTTGTTTTGGGCTTTTATCTATAATGCTTTGGGCATTCCGATTGCGGCGGGTTTATTTGTCGGCTGGGGCTTAACTTTAAGTCCAGAAATAGCTGGTTTGGCGATGGCATTAAGTTCAATTTCAGTGGTGTCTAGTTCCTTACTCTTGAACAAAACCAAACTAACACCCATCCCAGATTAA
- a CDS encoding cupredoxin domain-containing protein has protein sequence MQTATIIIKNGYQPTEVYFQAQQPAQIIFQQEDSSPCLSEVQSTALQFKVQLAVGDTKTVTIDTSQPGEYEFACGMNMFHGKVVIDS, from the coding sequence ATGCAAACAGCAACTATCATTATTAAAAACGGCTATCAACCTACTGAAGTCTATTTTCAAGCTCAACAACCAGCACAAATTATCTTTCAGCAAGAAGACTCATCACCTTGCTTAAGCGAAGTACAATCAACAGCACTTCAATTCAAGGTACAATTAGCAGTCGGCGATACAAAAACTGTCACAATTGATACTAGTCAACCAGGAGAATATGAATTTGCTTGTGGAATGAATATGTTTCACGGAAAGGTCGTTATTGACTCATGA
- a CDS encoding cupredoxin domain-containing protein: MSKIVVMIVAIVLIGFISWWFFGNHQQAAVAADVSPAHQQNVQVIVDGGYKPETVVLKKGIPAQVTFKRRDPSSCLERVVFPDLGINEFLPEQADHPITIDTSQTAEYDYACGMNMFHGKVIVK, from the coding sequence ATGAGTAAAATTGTAGTAATGATTGTGGCTATAGTCTTAATTGGTTTTATTAGTTGGTGGTTCTTCGGCAATCACCAACAAGCAGCTGTAGCTGCGGATGTATCACCAGCTCATCAGCAAAATGTGCAAGTGATTGTCGATGGCGGTTATAAACCAGAAACAGTAGTGCTCAAAAAGGGCATTCCGGCCCAAGTAACCTTTAAGCGGCGTGATCCTTCTAGTTGTCTGGAACGGGTCGTGTTTCCAGATTTAGGAATTAATGAGTTCTTACCAGAACAAGCAGATCATCCTATTACTATTGATACTAGCCAAACTGCAGAATATGACTATGCTTGTGGGATGAACATGTTTCATGGAAAAGTAATTGTCAAATAA